A genomic segment from Flavobacterium sp. 9R encodes:
- a CDS encoding acetyl-CoA C-acyltransferase, with the protein MKTAYIVKAYRTAVGKAPKGVFRFKRPDELAAETIQYMMNELPDFDKTRIDDVMVGNAMPEAEQGLNVGRLISLMGLKVNDVPGVTVNRYCASGLETIGMATAKIQSGMAHCIIAGGAESMSYIPMGGYKPTPDYKVAAAGHEDYYWGMGLTSEAVAKQFNISRADQDEFAFQSHNKALKAQAEGKFDNQIVPITVEQTFINENGKKETKSYVVTKDEGPRAGTSLEALAGLRPVFAADGSVTAGNSSQMSDGAAFVLVMSEEMVKELNIQPIARLVNFASAGVEPRIMGIGPVKAIPKALKQAGLTLNDIDLIELNEAFASQALAVTRELNLNPEIINVNGGAIALGHPLGCTGAKLSVQLFDEMKRRGNKYGIVSMCVGTGQGSAGIFELV; encoded by the coding sequence ATGAAAACAGCATATATAGTAAAAGCTTATCGTACAGCCGTAGGAAAAGCACCAAAGGGAGTTTTTAGATTCAAACGCCCTGATGAATTAGCAGCAGAAACCATTCAATATATGATGAATGAGTTGCCTGATTTTGACAAAACCCGTATTGATGACGTAATGGTTGGAAATGCTATGCCAGAGGCTGAGCAAGGTCTAAATGTCGGACGTTTGATTTCTTTAATGGGATTAAAAGTGAATGATGTACCAGGTGTAACCGTAAACAGATACTGTGCCTCTGGATTAGAAACTATCGGGATGGCGACTGCCAAAATCCAATCAGGAATGGCGCATTGCATTATTGCCGGTGGAGCAGAAAGTATGAGTTATATTCCAATGGGAGGTTACAAACCAACACCAGATTACAAAGTGGCTGCAGCTGGTCACGAAGATTACTACTGGGGAATGGGATTAACATCAGAAGCGGTGGCGAAACAATTCAACATTTCTCGTGCTGACCAAGATGAGTTTGCTTTTCAATCGCACAATAAAGCCTTAAAAGCCCAAGCAGAAGGAAAATTTGACAACCAAATTGTACCAATTACAGTTGAGCAAACTTTTATCAATGAAAATGGTAAAAAAGAAACCAAATCGTATGTAGTAACTAAAGATGAAGGACCTAGAGCTGGTACTTCATTGGAAGCTTTGGCAGGTTTGCGTCCTGTTTTTGCTGCCGATGGAAGTGTAACTGCTGGTAACTCTTCTCAAATGAGTGATGGTGCTGCTTTCGTTTTGGTGATGAGCGAAGAAATGGTAAAAGAATTAAACATTCAGCCGATTGCTCGTTTGGTAAACTTTGCTTCTGCAGGTGTAGAACCAAGAATTATGGGAATTGGTCCAGTAAAAGCGATTCCAAAAGCCTTAAAACAAGCCGGATTGACACTAAATGACATCGATTTGATTGAGCTAAATGAGGCTTTTGCTTCTCAAGCTTTAGCAGTAACTAGAGAACTCAACTTAAATCCTGAAATCATCAACGTGAATGGTGGAGCTATTGCTTTAGGTCACCCTCTAGGTTGTACAGGTGCTAAACTTTCGGTTCAATTATTCGACGAAATGAAACGCAGAGGCAACAAATACGGAATTGTTTCTATGTGCGTAGGTACAGGACAAGGAAGTGCGGGGATTTTCGAGTTGGTGTAA
- a CDS encoding acyl-CoA dehydrogenase family protein, which translates to MSNKTRGGQFIVKETKCEDIFTPEDFNEEQLMMRDSVKEFVDKELWAHKDRFEKKDYAYTEETMRKAGELGLLGVAVPEAYGGLGMGFVSTMLVCDYISGATGSFSTAFGAHTGIGTMPITLYGTEEQKLKYVPKLASGEWFGAYCLTEPGAGSDANSGKTKAVLSEDGKYYTITGQKMWISNAGFCSLFIVFARIGDDKNITGFIVENDPANGISMNEEEHKLGIRASSTRQVFFNETKVPVENMLSERGNGFKIAMNALNVGRIKLAAACLDAQRRVISGAVNYSNERIQFNTPISQFGAIRSKLAEMATSCYAGESASYRAAKDIEDRIAEREAAGSTHQEAELKGVEEYAIECSILKVAVSEDVQNCSDEGIQIFGGMGFSEDTPMESAWRDARIARIYEGTNEINRMLSVGMLVKKAMKGHVDLLGPASEVQAELMGIPSFETPDYSELFAEEKEMIGKLKKAFLMVAGGAVQKYGPDLDGHQQLLMAAADILIEIYMAESTILRTEKLAKTKGEAAVKEQIAMAQLYLYKAVDIITQKGKEGIVSFAEGDEQRMMLMGLRRYTKYTNMPNVVGLREIITSKLVAENAYCF; encoded by the coding sequence ATGAGCAATAAAACAAGAGGTGGTCAATTCATCGTAAAAGAAACAAAATGTGAAGATATTTTCACACCAGAAGATTTTAATGAAGAGCAGTTAATGATGCGTGACTCTGTAAAAGAGTTCGTAGACAAAGAATTATGGGCGCACAAAGATCGCTTTGAGAAAAAAGATTACGCTTACACCGAAGAAACTATGCGTAAAGCAGGTGAACTAGGTTTACTTGGCGTAGCTGTTCCAGAAGCTTACGGTGGTTTAGGAATGGGATTCGTATCGACTATGTTGGTTTGTGACTATATCTCTGGAGCTACTGGATCATTTTCAACTGCATTTGGAGCACACACAGGTATTGGAACAATGCCAATAACATTGTATGGAACAGAAGAACAAAAATTAAAGTATGTTCCAAAATTGGCTTCAGGTGAGTGGTTTGGTGCGTATTGTTTGACTGAGCCAGGAGCTGGATCAGATGCTAACTCAGGAAAAACAAAAGCAGTTTTATCTGAAGATGGAAAATATTACACAATCACAGGACAAAAAATGTGGATTTCAAACGCAGGATTTTGTTCGCTTTTCATTGTTTTCGCTAGAATTGGTGATGACAAAAACATTACAGGTTTCATCGTAGAAAACGATCCAGCTAACGGAATTTCTATGAATGAAGAAGAACATAAATTAGGAATTCGTGCTTCTTCTACTCGTCAGGTATTCTTTAATGAAACCAAAGTTCCTGTAGAAAACATGTTGTCTGAAAGAGGAAACGGATTCAAAATTGCAATGAACGCCTTGAACGTAGGACGTATCAAATTGGCAGCAGCTTGTTTGGATGCACAAAGAAGAGTTATCTCTGGTGCAGTAAACTATTCTAATGAAAGAATTCAATTCAACACTCCTATTTCTCAATTTGGAGCTATCCGTTCTAAATTAGCTGAAATGGCTACATCATGCTACGCTGGTGAAAGTGCTTCATACCGTGCTGCTAAAGATATCGAAGACAGAATCGCAGAACGTGAAGCTGCAGGATCTACGCATCAAGAAGCAGAATTAAAAGGGGTTGAAGAATATGCTATCGAATGTTCTATCTTGAAAGTAGCCGTTTCTGAAGACGTTCAAAACTGTTCTGATGAAGGAATTCAAATTTTTGGTGGAATGGGATTCTCTGAAGACACTCCTATGGAAAGTGCTTGGAGAGATGCTCGTATCGCACGTATCTATGAAGGTACCAACGAAATTAACCGTATGTTATCAGTAGGTATGTTGGTTAAAAAAGCCATGAAAGGACACGTAGATTTGTTAGGACCAGCTTCTGAAGTGCAAGCAGAATTAATGGGAATTCCATCTTTCGAAACGCCTGATTATTCTGAATTATTTGCTGAAGAAAAAGAAATGATTGGCAAATTGAAAAAAGCTTTCTTGATGGTTGCTGGTGGAGCGGTTCAAAAATACGGTCCAGACTTAGACGGTCACCAACAATTGCTAATGGCTGCTGCAGATATCCTTATCGAAATCTACATGGCTGAAAGTACCATTTTGAGAACAGAAAAATTAGCTAAAACGAAAGGTGAAGCTGCTGTAAAAGAACAAATCGCTATGGCTCAATTGTACTTATACAAAGCAGTTGACATCATTACTCAAAAAGGAAAAGAAGGAATCGTATCTTTTGCTGAAGGTGATGAACAACGCATGATGTTAATGGGACTTCGTCGTTATACTAAATATACAAACATGCCAAATGTGGTAGGTTTAAGAGAAATTATTACATCAAAACTAGTAGCTGAAAACGCTTACTGTTTCTAA
- a CDS encoding long-chain fatty acid--CoA ligase: MVNITRLFDFPYYQLEKFNSIPDALVTKQNGVWNKTSTEEYIAQSNTISRALIRMGIQKNDKIAIISSNNRTEWHIMDIGVLQTGAQTVPIYPTIGEEDYEYILNHSGSSYCFVSDIEVYNKVKNIQANVPALKGVYSFNEIEGCENWSSLLTLGADTSNQDVVEDRKNNVTAQELATIIYTSGTTGKPKGVMLSHQNIVSNVLNSAPRIPFEPGKNTALSFLPICHIFERMILYLYQYYGVSVYFGESIEKISDNIKEVRPNVITAVPRLLEKVYDKIYAKGAELTGIKKALFFWAINLGLRYEPYGANGFWYEFQLKIARKLIFSKWKEGLGGNLDLMVSGSAALQPRLSRVFAAAEIPVMEGYGLTETSPVISVNDMRNKGFKVGTVGKLINGVEVKIAEDGEILCKGPNVMMGYYKDEEKTNEALANGYFHTGDIGNIDAEGFLKITDRKKEMFKTSGGKYIAPQLIENTMKQSRFIEQIMVIGDGEKMPAAFIQPSFEFIKEWEKLHGIEVGQTNQEIISNPKVIARIQEEVDHLNAKFGNWEKIKRFELTPDVWSIDGGQLTPTLKLKRKIVLEMYKPLYEKIYGQS, translated from the coding sequence ATGGTAAATATCACACGCCTATTTGATTTTCCTTACTATCAATTAGAGAAATTCAACTCAATTCCCGATGCTTTGGTGACTAAGCAAAATGGAGTTTGGAACAAAACTTCAACCGAAGAGTACATTGCACAATCGAATACTATTTCTAGGGCTTTGATTAGAATGGGCATTCAAAAAAACGATAAAATTGCCATTATATCCTCCAATAATAGAACCGAATGGCATATTATGGATATTGGTGTGCTCCAAACCGGAGCCCAAACCGTGCCTATTTACCCAACTATTGGAGAAGAAGACTACGAATACATTTTGAACCACTCTGGTTCGTCATACTGCTTTGTTTCGGATATTGAAGTCTACAATAAAGTAAAAAACATTCAAGCCAATGTTCCGGCTTTGAAAGGAGTGTATTCTTTTAATGAAATTGAAGGTTGCGAAAATTGGTCTTCGCTATTGACTCTTGGAGCAGATACTAGCAATCAAGATGTTGTAGAAGACCGCAAAAATAATGTGACGGCTCAAGAGTTGGCTACCATTATTTATACCTCTGGAACCACTGGAAAACCTAAAGGAGTTATGCTTTCGCATCAAAATATTGTTTCTAATGTATTGAATAGCGCGCCTAGAATTCCGTTTGAACCCGGAAAAAATACGGCTTTAAGCTTCTTGCCTATTTGCCATATTTTTGAACGTATGATTTTGTACTTGTACCAATATTATGGTGTTTCGGTGTATTTTGGAGAATCGATTGAAAAAATTAGCGACAATATCAAGGAAGTACGTCCAAACGTAATTACAGCTGTTCCTCGTTTGTTAGAAAAAGTATACGATAAAATTTATGCTAAGGGAGCTGAACTAACGGGTATTAAAAAAGCCTTGTTCTTTTGGGCTATCAATTTAGGATTGCGTTACGAACCTTATGGAGCCAACGGATTCTGGTATGAATTCCAATTAAAAATAGCCCGAAAACTGATTTTTAGTAAATGGAAAGAAGGTTTGGGTGGTAATCTAGACTTAATGGTTTCAGGAAGTGCTGCTTTGCAACCACGTTTATCAAGAGTGTTTGCCGCGGCAGAAATTCCTGTGATGGAAGGATATGGTCTGACTGAAACTTCGCCTGTTATTTCTGTAAACGATATGAGAAATAAAGGCTTCAAAGTAGGGACAGTAGGAAAACTAATCAACGGTGTAGAAGTAAAAATTGCTGAAGATGGTGAGATTCTTTGCAAAGGTCCAAACGTAATGATGGGCTACTACAAAGATGAAGAAAAAACAAATGAAGCTTTGGCTAATGGCTATTTCCATACTGGAGACATTGGTAATATCGATGCTGAAGGTTTCTTGAAAATCACGGACCGTAAAAAAGAAATGTTCAAAACTTCTGGTGGAAAATACATTGCTCCACAATTGATTGAGAATACAATGAAACAATCTCGTTTTATTGAACAAATTATGGTGATTGGTGATGGCGAAAAAATGCCAGCTGCTTTTATTCAGCCAAGTTTTGAATTCATCAAAGAATGGGAAAAACTACACGGAATTGAAGTGGGTCAAACCAATCAAGAAATCATTTCTAATCCAAAAGTAATTGCGCGTATTCAAGAAGAAGTAGACCACTTGAATGCTAAATTTGGAAATTGGGAAAAAATCAAACGTTTTGAATTAACACCAGATGTTTGGTCTATTGATGGAGGACAACTTACTCCTACCCTAAAACTAAAACGTAAAATTGTACTAGAAATGTACAAACCACTTTATGAGAAGATTTATGGTCAATCATAA
- a CDS encoding 3-hydroxyacyl-CoA dehydrogenase/enoyl-CoA hydratase family protein: protein MKRTIKKVAVIGSGIMGSGIACHFANIGVEVLLLDIVPRELTDAEAKKGLTLESKIVRNRLVNDSLATALKSKPSPIYNQKFANRISTGNTTDDMAKIAGVDWIIEVVVERLDIKKLVFEQIEKFRKPGTLVTSNTSGIPIHFMSEGRSEDFQKHFCGTHFFNPARYLKLFEIIPGPQTSTEVLDFLTGYGEKFLGKTSVVAKDTPAFIGNRIGIYGIQSLFHLVKELGLTIEEVDKLTGPVIGRPKSATFRTVDVVGLDTLVHVANGIYENCPTDEQHELFKLPDFVNKMMENKWLGSKTGQGFYKKEGKEILSLDLDTLEYRAAKRASFATLELTKTIDKPINRFKVLVKGKDKAGEFYRKSFAGMFAYVSNRIPEISDELYKIDDAMKAGFGWENGPFEIWDAIGVEKGIEIMQAEGLAPAAWVTEMIAAGNTSFYTVKEGATYFYNVPTKSQTKVPGQDAFIILNNIRETKKVWSNSGAIIQDLGDGILNLEFQSKMNTIGGDVLQGINKAIDLAEKEYQGLVIGNQAANFSVGANIGMIFMMAVEQEYDELNMAIKMFQDTMMRVRYSGIPVVVAPHGMTLGGGCEMSLHADKVVAAAESYIGLVEFGVGVIPGGGGSKEMALRASDLFRKNDVELNVLQEYFLTVAMAKVSTSAYEAFDLGILQHGKDIVVVNKDRQIAEAKKHALLMAEAGYTQPIRRKDVKVLGKQALGMFLVGTDQMQAGKYISEHDKKIANKLAYVMAGGDLSEATLVSEQYLLDIEREAFLSLCTERKTLERIQFMLTKGKPLRN from the coding sequence ATGAAACGCACAATTAAAAAAGTCGCAGTAATTGGATCTGGAATTATGGGATCTGGAATTGCTTGCCATTTTGCCAACATTGGTGTTGAAGTCTTACTTTTGGACATTGTTCCAAGAGAATTGACGGATGCAGAAGCCAAAAAAGGATTAACTCTCGAAAGCAAAATCGTGAGAAACCGATTGGTAAATGATAGTTTAGCTACCGCTTTAAAATCAAAGCCCTCTCCTATTTACAATCAAAAATTCGCAAACCGTATCAGTACTGGAAACACTACAGATGATATGGCGAAAATTGCAGGTGTAGATTGGATTATCGAGGTAGTTGTTGAGCGTTTAGACATCAAAAAATTGGTTTTCGAACAAATTGAAAAATTCAGAAAACCTGGAACTTTGGTAACCTCAAATACTTCTGGTATTCCGATTCACTTTATGAGTGAAGGTCGTAGCGAAGATTTCCAAAAACACTTCTGTGGCACTCACTTTTTTAACCCTGCACGTTACTTAAAATTATTCGAAATCATTCCTGGCCCACAAACTTCTACTGAAGTATTGGATTTCTTAACAGGATATGGTGAGAAATTCTTAGGAAAAACTTCGGTAGTAGCCAAAGATACTCCAGCTTTTATCGGAAACAGAATCGGTATCTACGGCATCCAAAGTTTGTTTCACTTAGTAAAAGAACTAGGATTAACTATAGAAGAAGTAGATAAATTGACAGGACCAGTTATTGGTCGTCCAAAATCGGCTACCTTCAGAACAGTTGACGTTGTAGGACTAGATACTTTGGTACACGTAGCCAACGGAATCTACGAAAACTGTCCAACTGATGAGCAACACGAGTTGTTCAAACTACCCGATTTCGTTAACAAAATGATGGAAAACAAATGGTTGGGAAGTAAAACAGGGCAAGGTTTCTACAAAAAAGAAGGCAAAGAAATTTTATCTTTAGACTTAGACACTTTAGAATATCGTGCTGCAAAAAGAGCTTCTTTTGCTACTTTGGAATTGACAAAAACAATTGACAAACCGATTAATAGATTTAAAGTTTTAGTAAAAGGAAAAGACAAAGCGGGTGAATTCTACAGAAAAAGTTTTGCTGGAATGTTTGCTTATGTTTCGAACAGAATTCCTGAAATATCTGACGAATTATACAAAATTGACGACGCTATGAAAGCAGGTTTTGGATGGGAAAATGGACCATTCGAAATTTGGGATGCCATAGGTGTTGAAAAAGGAATTGAAATTATGCAAGCTGAAGGTTTAGCACCTGCTGCTTGGGTTACCGAAATGATTGCTGCTGGAAACACAAGTTTTTATACTGTGAAAGAAGGGGCTACTTATTTCTACAATGTTCCTACAAAATCACAAACAAAAGTTCCTGGTCAAGATGCATTCATCATCTTGAACAACATACGCGAAACTAAAAAAGTTTGGAGCAACAGTGGCGCCATTATTCAAGATTTGGGAGATGGTATCTTAAACCTAGAATTCCAATCTAAAATGAATACTATTGGTGGCGATGTATTGCAAGGCATTAACAAAGCAATCGATCTAGCCGAAAAAGAATACCAAGGTTTAGTAATTGGAAATCAAGCAGCAAACTTTTCTGTTGGAGCCAATATTGGAATGATCTTTATGATGGCTGTTGAACAAGAATACGACGAATTGAACATGGCGATCAAAATGTTCCAAGATACTATGATGCGTGTACGTTACTCTGGAATTCCAGTAGTAGTTGCACCACACGGTATGACATTAGGTGGTGGTTGCGAAATGAGTTTACATGCTGACAAAGTTGTAGCAGCAGCTGAATCGTACATTGGATTAGTAGAATTTGGTGTAGGTGTAATTCCTGGCGGTGGTGGATCAAAAGAAATGGCGTTGAGAGCGTCTGATTTGTTCCGTAAAAACGACGTAGAATTGAATGTACTTCAAGAGTATTTCTTAACAGTGGCTATGGCCAAAGTATCTACATCTGCTTATGAAGCTTTTGACTTAGGTATTTTACAACATGGTAAAGACATAGTGGTAGTCAACAAAGATCGTCAGATTGCTGAGGCTAAAAAACATGCTTTATTGATGGCCGAAGCTGGTTACACGCAACCTATTCGCAGAAAAGATGTAAAAGTATTAGGAAAACAAGCCTTGGGAATGTTCTTAGTTGGAACTGACCAAATGCAAGCTGGTAAATACATCTCTGAACACGACAAGAAAATTGCCAACAAACTGGCTTATGTTATGGCTGGTGGTGACTTATCTGAAGCGACCTTAGTATCTGAACAATACTTATTGGATATCGAAAGAGAAGCTTTCTTATCTCTTTGTACAGAAAGAAAGACATTGGAGAGAATTCAATTTATGTTAACTAAAGGGAAACCACTTCGTAATTAG
- a CDS encoding MarR family winged helix-turn-helix transcriptional regulator, whose protein sequence is MKDKTIDYVLRATWQAVSRMYNEEAAKYDATMATGFALLSIDKEDGTPSTALGPRMGMEATSLTRTLKTMEEKGLIFRKKNPDDGRGVLLYLTPFGKEKRELSKNTVLKFNETVKQHISEEKLAHFMEVAEIINELILEKSIFTTTENESNAGTIVMNENTEQ, encoded by the coding sequence ATGAAAGACAAAACAATTGATTATGTTTTAAGAGCAACTTGGCAAGCCGTTTCTAGAATGTACAATGAAGAAGCAGCTAAATATGATGCAACAATGGCAACTGGATTTGCCCTTTTGAGTATTGATAAAGAAGATGGAACACCATCGACTGCTTTAGGTCCTAGAATGGGAATGGAAGCCACGAGTTTGACCAGAACCTTGAAAACGATGGAAGAAAAGGGATTAATCTTCAGAAAGAAAAATCCAGACGACGGCAGAGGGGTTTTACTATATCTAACTCCTTTTGGAAAAGAGAAAAGAGAGCTTTCAAAAAATACAGTGCTAAAGTTTAATGAAACAGTAAAACAACATATTTCAGAAGAAAAATTAGCTCACTTTATGGAGGTCGCAGAAATCATCAACGAATTGATTCTTGAAAAGAGCATTTTCACAACTACTGAAAATGAATCCAATGCAGGCACAATAGTAATGAATGAAAACACTGAACAGTAA